The region GCGAACCATTTACTTGGAAGGAAGCTCTTTGCAGCTTCATCGCCTTCCTCGGCGTTCTTTTTGTTGCTCGACCACCGTGGCTCTTACCGCACGGACATACAGTTACTCCACCATCGGATCACCCGGATAACAAGACACCCTTTTTAAGCCCCGAGCAGCGAGGCTTGGCTATCGCCGTCGCTATCCTAGGAACGTTTGGAGCAAGTATGGCATATGCGACTATCCGCGTCATAGGCAAGCGCGCACATTCTCTCATCAGCGTAAACTACTTTTCTCTCATTGCTACGCTAGCGTCTTTTTTCATCATTCTTATACACCCTGGCTTGCGATTTGTAGCGCCTACGACATTGGGTCAGTGGGGGTTGATAGCCATCATTGGCCTCTTTGGTTTCCTGCTACAGTTTTTGCTGACAGAGGGCCTGCAAAGGGAGAAGGGTGGAAGAGCAACGAATTTAACATATCTCCAGCTAGTATTTGCGCTAGCAGTGGAAAGAGTGATTTGGGGAACTACGCCGCCATTGGAGAGCTTGATAGGAGCTCTGCTTATTATTGGGGCTGCGATCGCGGTCAGCTTGCAGAAAGAAACTAAACAAGAGAAGATTGCGAGAGTCCTGGACGAAGAAACGAGGTTGTTGGGAGATGAAGAGTGAAGCGGCAAGGATGGACGATTGGAGTGTGATGTGGTGCTCCAAACGATGATTACGAGATGCTATTGTAATACACAGAACTACCCAAAAACTTGTGGGGTGTCAAAAAGAGACAAAAAAAGCCGGTACCATCCTCAACAGGTATCCACCAAATACGAAGTTACGAGACGCAACACGCCGCCAACGACTGATGAATCCAACATTTCGTATACCTGCAACACCCCGGTAATCATTACCGAGCCTTGAGTACATCCCCACATCCTCCTTGATATGATGATCCTAGATGCGTAAAACTCGGAAAGTAAGTCTACGGTCGATATGTGACTCATGAATCACGACATTGTCAATTGCTCAACCAAGGTCACACAGCCAAGCCTACCAAGCCATTGCGCGCATACCAAGCTTCGCAACCACGTGGAGGCAAACTTGAATGTTGTTAGTGCTGCCACAGTGTGACGTGAGATGCACCTTCATTCCACTCAGCGAACCATCTCCCAAGGGCCATCTCCCCACCATCTCAAACCTCCCCACTACAGCCACATCGCCTAAGATTAACACTCCCAAACCCACGTGTTCAACCTCTAGTATGAGAAGCCATTTCCCCACCATTCCCATCCCAGCCCCCTTCCCGAGGACTAAATGAAAAAGCAAACAAAATCTGTACACACCTACGTCATCCCTCCAAACTTCAGCCCACCCATGCCGCGTCAACTGCAAACGCACAAGATGATCACCGCCACCATGCCTCTTTCTCATGCTTCTGCATACAATACTGTAGGTAGCAGCCACATTCGCTTACCCCTTCCCGTTCCAGGTCCCCGCGCCCAATTCACCCCCCAAAAAAGCGTGCTCCTAGCATATAGTCCAAAAAATAAAAATAAAAATGAATACGCCGATGATACAGCGTTCCCATCGTGTTTGTAGCCGAGGGTACGGCTCGGCTCGGCACAGCGCGGTCTTTAGAGCAAAAGGAACGAAGGATGGATGCGTGAGTGCGCCACTTACGTTGTAAGCGACGCAATGTTAAGGGGGTGTATGGGGAAGAGAAAAATCTGCTCTTGGTGAGGATTTGGTTGAGGAGTTGAGGGACAGACGGTGGGGTGTTGGGATTGCTGCTATGAAGCTCGTGAAATATGCATGGGAGACGTCAATTGAGCAATTAACAACTTAACTATGATTTAATACGATGATAGCGAAAGAAAGCCGCTTTTTCTGTATTCCAACTCCCCAAACTCCGCGCAAAGTCCGCAGCAACCAAGGAAAACATTATCGCTACTCCACCTCGTATCCTTCATATGCCCCATGAAAATCCATAATCGTACATGTACAGTCCAAGAAAAGAGCTACTGTCTCATACTCATACCCCTCTCACTATCTGCCCTTCCCTCGCTCGCCGCGCCTCTGACAATGTGCTCCTCACTCTCATTCATCTCCGTCTCCATTCCCGTAATCTCATGTACCGTCCTCTTCTTCCCCTTGCGGTCGACGTGCGATAGACGGAGGTGAACTGGTAATGCATTGTTGGATGAGCTATCTTTCGACGCTTTTGCTGAGGAAACGGCGTTTTTGGCTTTGGTGAAGAAGGGCTTTAGGACGGGGAAGTTTACGGCGATGATGCCGACGAACTGTTGTGGGTTGTTAGTGCTGTGTGATGGGATGATGAGAGAAGAGGGGAGGGCCATACTGTTTCGCGGATCGACCAGATGGTACCGACGTTGATTTGGGACACGTCTTGGAGACAGAGGATGCAGCGGAGGAGGGTGGCGGTCATGATGAAGATGCCTGTGCAGAGCCAGAAGCCGTAGATTACTTTCTTTCGGATGGGCAGTCGGACATTCCAGAGGAGGGGCAGTGGGATATATAGGATCATGGCATCGGTTCTGGGAGAGTATGAGTATGAGTTTGGGTTCTCAAGGGTAGGATGCCACTTACGTTACATTCGTCACGACTAAGGCTAGGTATTTCGAAATATTAAGGGCGCAGTCGTTGCCTGGGTATGGATATACTTGCCATAGCCGATTGATGGGGTGGCAGTGCGTCAAATAGACGGTTATTGTGGTAATGTATGCAACAACGCAGATGCCGCCGGTGATGTTTACTAGATTTTGCTGCTGCAGGTTAAGACTATCGATATCAGTGCATGTTCGAACCTCAAGAAGGCAAAGTATTCGTACGTCAGTCTCTTATAAAAGAACAACATGCAGCCTTTGACTGGAAACGCTGTTAGCATTCAGATATTGACTAGAGCCTAACCACCACTATCATGGTGGAGGTTGCCCGAAAGCAAAGATCACTTACGGCACCATATTAGCGTCGTGTATATAATCCACCCCGCAAACAGACATTTGCTTCCAATGACGATGTTTCGAGTTTCCTCCGGAGTGAGTGTCAACGCCTTCTCATCTGTCATACCCGTGATGGAGCCCAACTCCCCAATCATCTGGAGCATGACGAGTTCACCGGTGAAGAAGAAAATGCTCAGCAGAGCAAAGTAGTCGTCCCCTTCCCATTTTAGACCGATTCGCGAACATCGTGCTGTTAAGCGAGCAACCAAGATAAGTATACCGACTCCATATTCGGTCCAGGCTTCCGTCGTAAACGGATTGTAGGGCATAATGGTGGTGAGTGTCAAGTCTGGCGATCAACGCGCGTTATAAACTCGAATCGAGATTTCGCGAACGCAGCGCCAAAGGCGCATTTCACAAAGTGGCATGATGGGCAAAAGGAAAAACGGTGATCGCCGTCATTAGGCGTTTTGACAACTACAGGGCTCTGCCGCGCGGAGCGTGCGGGAGGATGAGGGTCGGGCCTTAGCGTCGCCAAGGTATCGAAGTGATTGGATAGACACATGCTCCCTAAAAAAAGCGAAAGCATTGCAAATCGTTTGCTTGCTTCAGCGAATGTAGTGGATACATGTTCATTAGGCCGCCAGCCAACCTGGTATAGTGGCGCGGTGCGACGTCGGAGTAATATGAGGGTACGACGGTTGGGTATATAGCAGAAGTTGGAAGGTTGATATCAAGGCGAAAATGCCCGGCTGTGTGCATTGCATTAAACAGCCAGAAGCCGTTTGAACATCATGAGCATTATTGTGCTAAGTCTGAGGAACCTGCATGTCAGCAATTTGCGTACCGTACCGAGCCGTACCGTAGCCGTGATAGACAGGTCTAGCGCGTCGCAAGCTGAGTCGTCCCACACTCAGTCCCACACTGGTCTGTCTCGGACGCATAGAAACATACCGAGGCCGTTGCGCTATTTCGCGCCTTCTAACAGCAACTATTGGTACTAGCAAGCTATGGGATGCGGCGGTATAATAAGAGCGGTCATGGCCTCACCTGCAGTCCAGGGGGATTCCTCTGAAAATTTTGCACAAGCCTGACAACGTATCCGAAATGCTGGAAAGTGCCATCCCAAAGCACCTTCGCCGGGAGCGAAAATGTCCTGTCAGTACACCGGCAAATTATGTCCCGCCTTTTCCTGCATATTGCGCACGGTTCCCGACCAAGATGGATAACCTCGTTATGGCAATCATGGGCGCGCAGCATGCCTGTACAATAGGCGCCGACAGTGCAGGCATTTCGACCATCAAGGAATTTGTCCGCGATGCGCCAGAGTCGCTGCGGCCCTCATTCTGGGAAGTCACCTCTGTGGTAGACAAAAAGGGTGCCTATAATGTCGCTGTAGTGGCATACTGGCCCAGCACGAATCTGCATAGGGATTGGCAAGAAAAGTCGGGTTTCAACGTGTGGTGGCAGAGTTCCGATAGGGAGAAGGATGGGTATGGGTGGTTTCAGGAAGTCTTGTCTCCAACCGTTGACCGTTTTGAGACGGTTTTCTCGAATTCCGAACATCCAGAAGGCGCGGCCAACATGCAGGAAAAGATCTCAGGCGAAATGGAGGAGCATGGGTACTGGGGCAGTATGCGTGACCGTCTTGCAGCCGCCCAAGACGATGAACTCAAAGGCACCAAGTGGGTCGATAGCGGCAATGCCGGCAATGCCTCCCACGCAAACGGAGGCTCATCAAAGCGTACCCGTATAGCAGGCAAACGGAACCTCTGCGTAATTCGATCCGGCCAGGATTGGTCCGACACGCTTCCCGAAGAGCACAAATTATATCTCGAAACGATACATCCAGTACTCGTCAAGGGCATGAACTTTCTGCGCGATGAAGGTCGCCAAACGGGATGTTATGCGATGAATCTGTGGGATGTCGTGGATTCCAAGTCACACGAAGTCAATCAGGATCGAACATTTGGCCTTGGCTACTTTGACGACCTGGCCTCGCTCGAAGATTGGAGTAAAAGCCATCAGACGCATGTCAACATCTTTGGCGGCTTCTTGATGTATGCTAAGAAGCTGAACAATGTGCTGTCGTTGCGCTTGTTCCACGAGATTTACGTGCTTGAGCAGGACCAGCAGTTCTTCGAGTACATTGGTTGCCATGAAGAGAGTGGAATGATCAATTCGTTGCGGGCAGGAAAGCTAGGAAACCGAGGGAATTGAATAAGACCTCACATGTTGTGATGTTCCGAATTCCTCACGTGGCACAGCTAGAACGGTTATGACGACAGCTTGGGATGAACGTGCACCAGACTCCTCGAGGAACCTACGGATTTTAGTGTTAGCGATGCATTAGTTATGCGATGGCATTAACGATTGTCTATACCGTAAGATTGCCTTGAAGTCATCATTCTATAGCGTAAGGGGTGGAAGCTCCACATAGAAGGGGGGGGTGGGTGGGTTAGCGCAACTACCTTATCGCCTTATCGGGACCGCAGGGGAAGCTACGACGCGTTGACCTCATCGAATGCGCATACGCGAAACGTTCAGTTATACTCAACCACGCCATGTCATGCACAAAAGACTAACATATATATGATACGTTCATGGTATACGAGCGTAATGTTCAGCTAGCGGTGGCGTGAAGGGGCGATCACGCGCCTGTTAATGTACCCCGCGAAACATGATAAGCGCGGCACGGAGCTTACGCGGGGATAGGGCGCCATCACTCCCTGTTGCCCGAGCCCTCGATCCTGGTGATACTCATCTCATCGTTGCTCAATCCTATCGGGGATCATATTAGGAATCCTTGGGATGTGTCCCATTTTTGATTGATATAGTTCGATACCGCATTTGACATAGCCATTGTCCGTCGTCTCAGCCCGGCTCCGAGGAGCTACTGCTGCCTTGCTCAGTGGACCTTTGATAGATACGACGGTATACCTCCTCTTGGCTGGAAGAAGACGCCGATATTGACAGTGTGAATAGAGTCAAAACTCGGAATATCTCCCTCTGCATCTCGGTCTCTCCAAGACGTCTCACTTCGTTCATCATGACCTGGTGGCGTCGCGACGGGACCGTCTCTCCTATCCACAGATACGCGCAACGTCTTCTCCGCTCCCACGAAGCTACCCTACGTACCCGATACTTCTTCCGCACACCTTCCAAGTCGGCCCAGCATGGAGACGACGGCAACACCAAGCGTCCAATGGGCATGTCCAATCTCGAGTGGGTGCAGCTGCAGCACTATCAGCGGTGGCGAAAGAGGCTGATGGACGATCCATACCAGGCCATCTTCGGGGCTAGTAATGATATACTTAGCGGAAAGGGTCTGAAGGATTGGGAGTGGATAAGCAAGAGCTTTCCTAAGTGGATGCTGAGGGAGATGGAGACTCACGACACCACCGCGCAACTGAACCCTGACAAAGATAATGCTACCCATCCCAAACATCCAAAGAGGGTAGAAATAAGAGACAAAGAACCGGTCCCATCCAAGGAAAGGGACTCTCATTTCCCGCAGCCTACCTTCAGGGCAACAAGACTTGATCGTGAGGATTCCAGTGGGGTTGTATCGCCTTCTGATTTGAGGAGACCTCGAGAAGAGCCCTACATGGCCCCCGAACTCACTCTTGACACGGAGAGCTCATCAAATGATCACCAAAATTCCACCTCTTCGCAGCCGATTCCCCCAAAGAGCTCGGAGTCGTTCAGTGGCTACATAACCAAGACACGATCAGATGCGGCCACCAAGCTCAAGAAGTCAAGCAAAGAAGAGCCTATAGATAAGCCAAGTTTCATGAACCAGTTTCTCATGGATTCGTCTCGACAAGAGGGCCCATTTATCAAAGATCCTACCAGAACCAGTACATGGAGAGAGACTGCGCTACAGAGAAGGTCTTTACCAAATATCACCGCTGAACCAGACACAGAGCCTGAGATGTTGACCAGCTTTTCCAACCGACTGCCTCCAGTTGTGTCGTCTAACCAAGATACACAATGGTCGACTGAAAGAGCTCCTGAAAGGCTCTCTCCCAAGTCATTGGCGGAGCTGGAAGTCCCAGCTGCGCCCAAGTCGGTAGAGCCAGAGTCAGAAGTGGTCCCAGTTACACATCCAACAAACGACGGTACTTCCCCTACTCGGTCAACCTCAAGGATTCTGAGCCAACTGCCTGAGGATGACATTGATCTCCTAAGCGCGGCCGACATCCGTGCATCCATGGGAGCACGAAAGAGCAAGACCATTCGCGAAGACCAGAAGAAAGTCGAGCGTTCACACTTAGAGAAGAGTTTTGTGGATGCGCATAACACACGTGATGGCATTGATCCGATGATAGAATCCAACGTAATCAACGATCAACTGGTGCGTCGCTTGGAGAGTCAGATGCAAAACCGCCAGCAGCCCGAACAACCTGAGCAACCCAGTGAGTCACTACCAGTCCCACAATTTGAGTCTATCTCTACAGGAAATACGGGTTTGTCCAAGAACAGCACCGAGCGACCGATGTCTTGGCTCGAGCAAGGTGGTGCGGTGTTCTCGAGTCTTTTCTGGCAAGACCCAACTATAGAAGCGGATGCAGAGAAGACCCGCCTGTACTGTGAAAAGGTTCTCGCACGTATCCGTAAGGGGCGTACGACGATGAAGCAAGTCATTGAAGACCTGGAGAGTGACGTTCCAGCATCTAAGCCTCTGTTGAAGCGCATGAAAGCAGATGAAGACATgcttgatgcagccatcaACGCTCTTTGGCAACGTGCGATTACCGGAAAACTTCCGTCCTTGACGCCAAGAAAGTTCAAGGGACTGCATCCTATGCGGCTGCGGATTGAAAATACAGACAAAGAGCTGAAAAAGGCAAACGCGGCCCTGAATGACATTAGCAACTCAAGAGCTGTGAAATACGCCTCGCCAGCGTTGAAGAGGCGACTTGCCATTGCGGTGGAAATCACACAAAAGAACGCTCACCTCACACGTTATTTGATCTGGAGCTTACAAGCCCGTCTCGAAGACCCAGGGATCGAGCGAACCTTGTATCCCAATTACAAAGTTGTCGTGAACAGCCTGTTGACGCTTAGAGATACACAAGTGGCTTTGGCTCGATTGTTGGAGCGTGTCATGCTAGTGTATGGCGTGTCGCCACAAACTATGGAAGACATCGACAAATTGAGCCAAGGTAATGCTGTGGAAACGCCAAACGAGCATAACCAGATTATCCCGCGAGATGCGTCGCCTGGCTTGAATGAGGTCGACAAAGCCCAGCTGCGTGCCAAGATAGCTGCGGAGGAACGACTTGCTAACGAGGTCGACGCACAGAAGTCTGCGATGCGTGGTCTCTCAGACGATGGGTACGCCCGCGTGCCAAAGCTAACCGCGAAGAAGTCATTTGAGGAACGAGGTCCTCTTGCGCACAGTCTCTTCAGACCCTTTGGACCAGTACTTGAGAGTCTAGAGACTGAGAAGCCTGTAAGGTCGGAGGCAAGGCAGGCTGAAGAGGCGCTGCAGAAAGCTAACGATGATCAATTGGTCGCCGAGGTGAAGAGCGCGTATGAAGACACCTACGGGCCAATTACCGTTGGTCACGAACAGTCAACCCAACCAGCTGCGGAAACCAAGATTAGTCAAGAGCCTGATATGAGACGATTCGACATGCTCAAAGACGATCCTACGACTATCTCGGAGAGCTCTGCTTGTGAAATTGTACCAAGTCCTCAGGATATGACCCACACTCAAGATGTCGCAGCAGTAGAGGTCACACAGGAAGTTTCACAGGATTCCCCAGTAGACACCCAAGCCACTTCGGCTGTGGAGTCTGCCGAAGCGGCTCTTGGAATTAACGAGGTGTCTGACAAGTCCGAGCTGGAGGCACCGTCCCAACCTGCATCATCTCCATCATTTACAACTCTCCCAACACACTACACCATTCTTATCCATGATCCCGAGACCGGCAAGCTCTCGCTCACCACATCCACCTCTGAACCACCACGCGACACCTCTCCTATGGTACCATTGCATCAAGCATTGGCTACTCTCGACCAACCCGCGAAGTTTATCCCCCACATCACCGACGCTCTCGAGATCGTTACTGCAAAGAGAGACATGCTCATTCTCCGCCACGCCCTTAACGCTGCCACCTCCACCAAATCCTTCGAGACAGTCAACACATCACCAGCGATGGAAGAGACACAAGAAAGCGAAATCTCAATAGAAAGAGGCAACATCAACCCGATAGACGGTACAACACGTCTCTCCCCCACCGGCTACGTCAGCCCAGCAGAAAGCCAAGAACAGCTCGAGAAGGAATTTGCGGAGCGCCGCCTGGCAGCCGAGCGATTGAGCAGTAGTGAAGGTGCCGAACAAGAGCAGCAGCAAAATGAGCAAAAGTCAAAGAGTAGAAAGAAAGGTGGGCGGGGTGCGGGCGTGGTTAAGACGGCGATTTGGGCTGCGGCTTTGTGCTATGTGGTTGGTGTGGTTGGGGAGATTACGAGTTAGTCGGTCGATATGTGGGTATCAGGTTGGGCGTTATATTCACTTCCTTGAGTAAAACATTTTTCAGTTCTTGTTTGAGCGTTTGGATGTACCGGATGAGTGGTGTTTATGGGGTTTCACGCCGCTCATTTATTCGGCCAGGACATGTATTGGTAGGGATATACGCGTGCAATGCGACTGTTTCTTTGTGCATAGTTTAAATATATATTTTATAGCTGCTTAGTAGCTCACAGACGTGTTTTCTGCATAGTCTTGGCTGATTTGTTGAAAGTGAAAGATATGGGTAGCTGGGTACACACATGTCTGTGAACACATCAGGGTACTAACTAGAGTATTTAAGATGTATCAAGGATTTAAGGTAACAAGGTAAGCATGTGCATGTATTGTTGTGGTGCTGGTGTTCAGCAACGATGAACGTGAGAATGAGCACCCATGTTCGTCATCAACGTGTGCATCAAGGCAAAGGTCAACACCACAAGATCAGAAGGAAGATTGGAGAAAACAGGTTCTTGTGGTTACAAAGAGCTATATACGGTCCACCGAATTTCCAGGCAACCACCTTCCAGTGACTATCAGTCATACCATACCACCACTCCTAAGCCAGCACTCCCAAGTCACCATGCACCAACTAACCCCGAGCTTCCACTGCACCGACACGCTGGAGCGACATTGACACCGGAGCAAGTCGGGCAACCTTCCATTAATGCATAAGGCAGCGCGAGCCAGATTCCCGGAGTGCTCATCACTGTTCCCGGACCCTCACCGCAGTAGCCAGCACCGCCATAAGGAGACCGCCACCCGTCCCAGAGCCAATACGCTGGAGTGACATTGACACCGGAGCAAGCCGGGCAACCTTCCATTAAGCCACTAAGGACATGCTACTCAAGTCTGAGACGCTGCAGGTCGGCAGTTGACTGCAGCTAGGGTGCTTGGAACTTGGTGACCCAAGCGAAGTGAAGTGATGCCAGTACATGAAAAAGACCCAACAAGAACCTGGTCTGGAAGTTTTCAGTGGCTGATCTCGAGAAGGAGAAAGGTGACTCACGTTGAAGACTAGCTACAGACGGCATCCAGAGGTGATGCACCTGACCGACGAGGCGACTTTTGGAGATGTAGAGGAGTCGCCGAGCGTTGGATGAGCCAATGAGGGGTTTTTGCAGCCGATTGTGTGATGTTGTTGGTGGCTGATGGCGTCGCACTCGAGAGTAAGTGCCAGTGTCGCAATTGGTGAGTGCCAATGTCGCAGTTGGTGAATGCGAAGGACGCAGTTGGCGACAAGGCGTCACACTAGGCAATGTCAGTAGCACAGAAAGCAGAGAAGAAAATAAAATACTTGTTTGGGTGTGTAGACAGCTCAGGCGAGACCCGTCAGTCCTGGTGTGTGTCAGTCAACCAGACCGATCAGGTGAGAGAGGTGAGTACCAGTAATGCTTTTGCGATCGCAGGGAAGCTCGAGCTGGTTGCGCTCATGATGAAGGAGGGTATTGAAGTTATGTGAGAAGAGAGGTAATCAATCTCGTGAATGAGTAAAGTGTGGAGTAGAAGTGATGGAGGAGGTAAGTGGACGGGCGGCGCGCTTTATATGGGGGTGGGAGAAGCGCTAATTTTGCGATACACGTGACGGCCAGGTGCCGGCTTGGACCCTGAGCGTCAGAGGCAAACACCTGCGCGCCATAAAATTGGGGCTCGAAATGGGGTTGGCGGCGGCCAGACAGAGACTCATAGTAATTTGGTGAGCCCGGGTCTGCGTACGGCTTGCCGACAACAGCCGCTGGAAGCTCGTAGACGTTTCTGCCTGGCGCTAGCACTGTTGCCTGGAGATTTATGTCGTCCACGCGTATCGTGAGGCTGCTAGCGTGATGTCAACGTGCGGGGTGGTGAAGGTGAAGGTGAGCGAAAGCCGAAAAAGGTGGATGACCTACATGTGTGTAGTGGCTTTGGAAACGAAGTTGCGAGATTTTGATATTGCTGCGG is a window of Pyrenophora tritici-repentis strain M4 chromosome 2, whole genome shotgun sequence DNA encoding:
- a CDS encoding RhaT, Permease drug-metabolite transporter (DMT) superfamily codes for the protein MTAIVCFLWLREPFTWKEALCSFIAFLGVLFVARPPWLLPHGHTVTPPSDHPDNKTPFLSPEQRGLAIAVAILGTFGASMAYATIRVIGKRAHSLISVNYFSLIATLASFFIILIHPGLRFVAPTTLGQWGLIAIIGLFGFLLQFLLTEGLQREKGGRATNLTYLQLVFALAVERVIWGTTPPLESLIGALLIIGAAIAVSLQKETKQEKIARVLDEETRLLGDEE
- a CDS encoding aldoxime dehydratase, which encodes MDNLVMAIMGAQHACTIGADSAGISTIKEFVRDAPESLRPSFWEVTSVVDKKGAYNVAVVAYWPSTNLHRDWQEKSGFNVWWQSSDREKDGYGWFQEVLSPTVDRFETVFSNSEHPEGAANMQEKISGEMEEHGYWGSMRDRLAAAQDDELKGTKWVDSGNAGNASHANGGSSKRTRIAGKRNLCVIRSGQDWSDTLPEEHKLYLETIHPVLVKGMNFLRDEGRQTGCYAMNLWDVVDSKSHEVNQDRTFGLGYFDDLASLEDWSKSHQTHVNIFGGFLMYAKKLNNVLSLRLFHEIYVLEQDQQFFEYIGCHEESGMINSLRAGKLGNRGN